GAGCATCCCCAAGGAAAATACTTTCTTGCAGGCCTCCACAACTTCCGGATCAAAGAGCTTTCCCTTGTTTTCGTCAAGGTATTTTAATACTTCTTTAACAGGAATGGGCGGACGGTAGGGCCTTCGTGCCAGCATTGCTTCCGTTACATCCGCAACTGCAATTATTCTTGCTTCTTTTATTATCTGCTTGTTCTTCAGCCCTCGGGTATATCCGGAGCCATCAAGTCTTTCGTGATGCTGCCTTACGATTTCGGCAATTTCTTTAAGAGATTCTAAGGTGATAAGAGTTTCGTAACCTTTT
The sequence above is a segment of the bacterium genome. Coding sequences within it:
- a CDS encoding HD-GYP domain-containing protein, which gives rise to VALIAAAIAKQMGLSEEEQRKLYVAGMLHDIGKLYVPPEILTKPAKLTPVEFELVKIHPEKGYETLITLESLKEIAEIVRQHHERLDGSGYTRGLKNKQIIKEARIIAVADVTEAMLARRPYRPPIPVKEVLKYLDENKGKLFDPEVVEACKKVFSLGMLPQDQP